AGACAGAGATGAAATCGGGACTTTGATTTTTGATGAGGTGGATACCGGTGTTTCCGGCAGTGCCGCTCAAAAAGTTGGACTGAAATTATGGGAAACCTCCAGAGGACGTCAGGTGCTTTGTGTTACTCATTTGGCGCAGATCGCCGCTCTTGGAGATCAACAGTATTTTATCAGTAAACGTGTTGACTCCGGCAGAACTTTTACAAAAGTGGATCTGCTCGATCGTGAAGGAAGAGTAGAGGAGCTTGCGAGAATAACAGGAGGCGGGGAGCTAACTCCTCTGCTTTTGCAGAATGCTTCGGAAATGCTTTCCCGTGGGGAAAGAAAAAAATTAGCCTTGACAAAACAAGGGTGATTTCGTATACTGATTATTAATGGCAGAGAAGGGAATTATGTAAAGGGCGATAATCGGCGCAGAGAGTCGGCAGATGGTGTAAGCCGGCGGGAACCGTCTTCGAAGATACCTCCCGGAGCTGCAGGGCTGAACGATTTTTTTCAGTAAGTCCTGTCGTGAGCGCACGTTACAGCGCAGGGGTATTTTTTGTACCCGTAAGGCCATGCTTGTGAGAGTATGGTAAACTGAGGTGGTACCGCGAAAGAAGATTTCGCCCTCTGCAATTTTATTTTTGCAGGGGGCGTTTTTATTTTGCTTTCCTGCGACAAGATTTCACAGGAGGAATTTATAATGGGTGTGTTTGAAGAATTAAAAGCGCGCGGACTGATTGCGCAGATGACGGATGAAGAAAAAATTCGTGACCTTTTGGATCATCACAAGATTGCATTTTATATTGGATTTGATCCTACGGCCGATAGTTTGCATGTAGGACATTTTGTGCAAATCATGGTGATGGCGCATATGCAGCGTGCAGGTCATACGCCGATTGCGCTTTTTGGCGGCGGAACCGGTATGATTGGGGACCCTTCTGGAAAGACCGATATGAGGAAAATGCTGACTCGTGAAGAAATCGATCATAATATTGAATGCTTCCGTAACCAGATGGGTCGTTTAGTCGATTTTTCGGATGGAAAAGCTATCATGGCCAATAATGCCGATTGGTTGATGAATCTCAATTATATTCAGTTTATGCGGGATATCGGTGTCCATTTTTCGGTGAATCGCATGTTGGCAGCCGAATGTTATAAACAACGTTTGGAACGCGGACTGACCTTCTTCGAAATGAACTATATGATTATGCAGGGCTATGATTTTTATGAGCTTAATCGTCGTTATGACTGCATGATGGAACTTGGCGGAGATGATCAGTGGAGCAACATCATCGGCGGAGTAGAGCTGATCCGGAAAAAATCCGCAAAAGAAGTTTATGGGATGACCTTTGGACTTTTGACGACCAGCGAGGGTAAAAAGATGGGGAAGACCGAAAAAGGCGCTGTGTGGCTGGATCCTAATAAAACATCTCCCTTTGATTTCTATCAGTATTGGCGCAATATTGGAGATCAGGATGTGGAAAAGTGCCTCAAATTCCTGACATTTTTGCCTCTTGACGAAATCCATGAGCTGACAAATGTAGAAACCGGAGAGCAGATCAACCACGCAAAGGAAGTACTTGCTTACGAGGTAACGAAGCTGATTCACGGAGAAGAGGAAGCTAAAAAAGCGCAGGCAGGGGCTCAGGCACTCTTTGGAGCCGGTGCTGATACCGAGCATATGCCAAAAGCAGAAATCAAAGATTCTGATTTTGTGGATGGTTCTGCTTCTTTGCTTGATCTTTTGCTCAAAGTAAAATTCATTCCCAGCAAAAGTGAGGGACGCCGATTGATTCAGCAGGGCGGATTGACAGTAAATGATCAAAAAATTACGGATGTTGCCTATGAACTTTCTGTAAAGAATTTTGCAGGTGGATCTGTCATCGTGAAAAAAGGAAAGAAAAAATACCTAAAGCTGATTCTTGCATAATTTTTATGGAATGAGGTGAGTCCATGACCAAAAAGCGAACTCTATGGTGGCTGGCACCATTTACCGTGTTAGTTTTAATGAGTGTTGTTTATTTGGTTAATGGGCTCTTTCCTTTTGGGAAAAACACCATTTCATGGTGTGATATGAATCAACAGGTCGTTCCGCTTCTGATGGATTTTAAAGATATTTTGCTTGGAAAATCCAGCATGCTTTTTAATTTGCAGAACGCCGGAGGAATGAACTTTTGGGGAGTCTTTTTGTTCTTTCTCTCCAGTCCTTTTTCTTTTTTGGTGCTTTTGGTTCCAAAAGCAGATTTCTACTTATTGATGAATGTCATGGTGGCACTCAAAATGGCTTGTAGTGCATTGACAGCAGGCTTTTTGTTCCGCCGTTTTTTCCCGAAGATGGAAACATTTGCAGTTACGGCTTTTTCGGTCATGTATGCCTGCAGCGGCTTTACCATGATGTATTTTCAGAATTTGGTTTGGCTGGATACGGTATGCCTGTTCCCACTCTTTTTAATAGGATTGCGCAAGTTGTTTTTAGAGAAGAAACTTGTTCCTTATATTTTGAGCTTTTCCGCACTTTTAGTTGTCCACTTTTATCTTAGCTATATGATTGTGATGTGGCTGGTTTTAGCAAGTGGGATTATTTGCTTTTTTATGACGTCAAAGGAACAAAGAGGAGAGCGCATTTTCCTTTTAGGGGTAGCTACAGTAGCAGTCTTGCTTTTAACCGGTGTGATTTGGCTCCCTGCATTGATGCAGTTCTTGGAGTCGGGACGTGGGGAGAGCGTTGTAGAGAGCATTTCTTCTGGAAGCCTTTTGACAAGGTGGAATACAACTTTACCAGTGCTTACTTGTACCGGTATGGCGGTTGCTGCGATTCCGCTGACAATTTTAGAAAAGAAGCAGACAGATGTTCATAAAGTTAGTTTTATCCTTTTTGTTTTATTATTGATCCCGCTTTTTATAGACCCAATCAATAAGATGTGGCATACAGGCAGCTATCAGGCATTTCCGGTACGCTATGGATTTATTTTAGTATTAATGGGACTTTTAGCGGCTGCTTGTTCGATTGAGCAAACAGATCGTTCCAGACTGCCTTTTCATACAGATAAAGATATTTTGGGGGTCAGTATCGGAATTTTAATTTTGATAGGGACCGCTGTTTTGTGGCTATTGAGCCATCAGTACGAAAATCTGACCATTTATGTCAGAACTCTTTGGATGAGTCAGTCTGCGTTTTTATTGATGATGATTTTTGCGATCCTCGCGGCAGCTCTCTATTTTCTGCTGGGATATTTTTATCGTCATCACGCGATGAGCAAGCGCTTTTTTTGCGTTATTTTATGTTTGATTACTTTGACGGAAGCTTTTTTCTATGCAGAAGTTTTTATCGCTTCTGCTGAGCATGATGGGACAACAAAGCAAACGGTTACAGATCTGGAAGGAAAGATCGACGATAACAGTTTATATCGATTGAAGATGGATAAAAAATATTTTGATGTAAATCTGATCGGTGGGATAGGATATCCGTCGCTTTCCCATTATACTTCTCTTACGGATGGTACCTATTTGAAGGCAATTCGCGAGATGGGCTACAGTGGATATTGGATGGAAGTAAACTCTAATGGAGGAACAGCCCTTTCCGATGCGCTGTTTGGAAACCGTTACAGTGTATTATCTGCTTTTGCTTCTACTGATGGGAGAGAAAAAATTTATTCCAATGAAGACTATCAGATTGTAAAAGAAAATTTTACGATGCCGTTTGGAACAGTGATTTCAAATTTGGGAGAGCCCTTAACGGATCGAAATCGATTTGAGATCCAGAATGACCTATATCATACTGCTTTTGGAACAGAAGAAGATTTGTTTACTCAATATCAGCCGGACTTCACCGAGAATGTCGAGATGTCCCATTCAGATACAGGAGAAAAGATCACTTTAGACGACGGCGCAGCATACTTACAATACCAAATTCCGGTAAAGGGAACGCAGACTCTTTATTTTGACTGTTTTCAAGAAGCCACAAACGCCCTAACGGAACCGGTAAATGGAGGCTGTGCAATTGCGGTAAATGGAAAAATAATTCGTTCTCTTTATCCCACTTCCACAGAAAATGGGATTTTGAATCTTGGAACCTTTACAGACGAGACCGTTCAAGTAAAGATCAGTTTGTTTCATTCGCTGAATTGTACTTCATTTGGCATTTACGGGATGGATTGCAAAAAATTACAGAATTCGATACAAAGCTGTGAAAGTTGTCAAGACGTAAATCTTAAAGAGTCTAAAAATGGATTATCTGGAACTGTTTATACAGAACAAGATGGCTATTTGTTCCTTCCGATTCGAGGAGGAAATGGATTTACAGCGGAGGTGAATGGAAGTTCCGTCAATATTGATTCTGCTTTTGGAGCTTTTCTTGCGATTCCGGTTACCGCTGGAGAAAATCAGGTGACTGTTACTTATTGGCCGTCAGGTTTCCGCCAGGGAATTATTGTATCAATTTTGGGGCTTTTCTATTTAATACCTTTGCTGTATTTGCATAAGAAAAAGATGTTTTTACGTTTAAAATTCCTTTATCGGCCGGCTCAATGGATTTTTGCAGTACTTTGTATTGGTGTTGTATGTTTACTTTATATTGCCCCGGTTGTAGTTTGGATTGTTTATTCTTAGACTAAAAAAGCGCAGCCCTTTTAATAAAAAAGGGCTGCGCTTTTTTAACTTTAGAGTTCAAATTTATAAATGGTTGTTGTATGAAATTTTTCATTTGGTAGGAGAGGGGAACAACAAAATTCCGGATGATTCATTGCGTCTGGAAATTCCTGTGTTTCTAAACAGAAAGCGTGGTGAGGTTTTAAGGGAATTTGACCATGATCGGCCTCTTCCGTATCAAAACTGTTTGCAGTGTAGAGCTGCATGGATGGGCGGTCGGTAAAGACCCGCAGATGTCTTCCGCTTTTCTGGTCAAAGGCGTTGGCGACCCGTCTCATACCACTCCCTTTTAATTTGTAAGCATGGTCATAGCCGCCGGCTTGTCGGATTAAAGGTTCTCCGGAACGAATATCCTGACCGATCGTTTTTCCGCTTCGAAAATCACAGGCGCCTTCTACCGAGAGAAGTTTGCCGGTCGGAATTAAATCAGAAGTAACTTCGGCAACTTCATCGGCTTCTATCTGTAAAATGGTAGAGAGCACGTCACGCTGTGGTCCGCCGAGATGGAAATAGCAATGATTTGTTAAATTTAAGTAGGTAGGTGCGGTCGTTTTTGCATGATACTCTATGATCAGCGCATTGTCGGCTGAAAGCGTATAGCAGACAGAAACATCACATTTCCCGGGAAATCCTTCTTCTCCGTCGGGGCTGCAGTAACGGAAAGTGAGGGAGGGGGAATCGTCATGATAATCACTACACTTTAGTTTCCACACCCGATGACTGAATCCAATATTTCCGCCGTGCAGATGGTTTTTCCCTTCATTTTGTGTGACCTGATATTGCTTTTCGTTTATTACGAACTGACCGTCTTTAATCCGATTAGCCCACCTGCCGATCATTGCTCCTTGGTAGTTTCCGCGATGGGTATAAGGCATGAGCTCATTATGGCCCATAATCATTTCATCGAAATTTCCGTGTTTATCCGGCATCTGAATCGATTGTACCCGTGCGCCGAAGGAGAGCAGCGTAACAGAGGCACCATTCGTATTCTTGAGTGTATAGGAAGAAATAACAGTTCCATCTGAAAGTGTGCCGAATTTTTTTTCTGTAAGACTCATAATGGATTATCTCCTTTTATTTTCCTAATAAAGCAGCGCCAATAATTCCGGCGTCATTTCCAAGCTGTGCGACTTTTAGTTCCGTGGCCTTTCCATTTGGAACTGAAAAGACTTCTTTTTCAACATAAGCTCGAAGCGGTTTCAGCAGTGTTTCTCCCTCGTTGCAGATTCCTCCTCCGATACAAAGAATATCCGGTTGAAAGGTATTGATGCAGTTTACAATTCCACAGCCTAAATGGCCAATATAGGTATCAACAATTTCTTTGCCGAGAGGATCGCCTGCCCGCATAGCATCAAAGGCAGTTCGTCCATTGATTTTTTTGAGGTCCCTATTGATAAGATGCCAAATAGGAGATTCTTTATTTGCAGCTTTTTCCATAAAAAGGCGAGTCGTCGTAATTAGACCTGTAGCGGAGGCATAAGTTTCCCAACAGCCCCTTCTGCCGCAGGTGCAGAGTCGGCCGTTATATTCGATGACAATATGTCCCATTTCTCCGGCAGCAAAGTTGCAGCCGCCGTAAATTTTTCCATCTAAAATAATTCCGCTTCCAATTCCGGTCCCCAATGTAATGGCAAGTGCACTTTTTGCACCTTTCATTGCTCCGGCCATATATTCACCGTAAGCTGCAGCATTGGCATCGTTTTCTACGATTACCTTGCACTTCATCCGTTCTGACAGCCGTTTTGCAAGCTCGTAATTTTTCAGGTATAGATTTCCGGCAAATCCAACAATGCCGGTACTACGATTTACGCTTCCCGGGGTACCAACACCGATCCAGGGAAGATCGTTTACAGAGATTCCAGCATTTTTCAGAGCGTCGAGTGCTACTCGGCTAAGCTGTTCAGTCATTTCTTCATGGGAGCAGGGGACAATAGTGTCTTGCTTTGCCCGAGCGATGATCTCATAGGAATCATTGATGACCCCTGCAGCCATATGGGTGCCTCCGAGGTCAATGCCAAGATAATACAAAGAAATCCCTCCTAAAATGCAGAGTTCGTTTGACAACAGTATAACATTCTTTTATCTTGATGAAAATAGTTTTTCAAAATTTGCAGATCCTATATTTTGGGGTTATAATAACGAACAACAGAGGAATCAGTAAGGGGGAAAATTTTTTGAATATTTTCGATATTATTGGTCCGGTTATGATTGGTCCCTCCAGTTCTCATACAGCTGGAGCAGTGCGGATTGGACTCATTTCCAGAAAACTTTTGGGAGAAGCACCAAAAAATGCGCAGATCCTGCTCCATGGTTCCTTTGCGGATACCGGAAAGGGACATGGAACAGACCGCGCTTTGATTGCCGGACTTTTAGGGCTAAAACCGGATGATTCAAACATTCCGATGAGCTTTTCATTGGCAGAAAAAGAGGGACTCCACTTTTCATTTGGAACCGTTCATCTGAAAGGTGCACATCCAAATACGGCGGTCCTTCGTTTGGAAGGGGTTACAGGAAAGACTTTGGAGATTGAAGCGAGTTCTATAGGTGGAGGACAAATAAAGGTATGTAAACTTGATGGGATCGAAACAAACTTTTCCGGAGATTACCATACACTGATTGTCCATAACCTAGATCATCCTGGGCATGTGGCGCAAGTGACAACGGTGCTTTCACAGAGAAATGTTAATATTGCTCGTATGCAGCTATATCGGAATGTTTTAGGTGGATATGCGGTTATGGTGATTGAGTGTGATCAAAAGATTCCGGAAGATGTTGTCACGTGGCTGACAAAATTAGATGGAATCATTAAAGTGACCTATTTAAATATTGAGGAATAGGGGGATATCAAAATGTCTTTTTCTTCGATTGCACAAATGCTTTCCGAATCAGACAAGAATCAACTGCCTTTATGGAAAACAATTTTGCAGGATAATTTAGCGGAACAGGGCGGTACGGAAGAGAACTTTTTTGCCCGCATGCAGGTAATGTGGACAGCAATGCAGGAATCAAGCAAAAATTATAAAGCAGAGGATCATTCTAATAGCGGCCTTACAGGTGGAGATGGGGCAAAAGTCTTTTATGCAGCACAAAAAGGCCGGCTTTTTGGAGATTCATTTTTAAACGAGATCATTACAGAGGCACTTAAAGTTAGTGAGTGCAATGCCTGTATGAAACGGATTGTTGCAACACCGACGGCGGGTTCCTGTGGGGTTCTGCCGGCAATCCTGCTGCCGCTAAAGCGCAGAGACCTTTTTCCTGACGATTCTTTTGTAAAGGCACTTTTTGTAGCGGCAGGATTTGGACAAGTAATTGCTCAGCGTGCTTCAATCGCCGGAGCTTATGGGGGATGTCAAGCGGAAATCGGAACAGCTTCAGCAATGGGGGCGGCGGCTTTGGTGAGCCTAAAGGGAGGCAGCAATCAGATGTGTGCAAATGCTTGTGCAGTTGCACTTTCAAATTTGATGGGGCTTGTTTGTGATCCGGTGGCGGGCTTAGTTGAAGTCCCATGTGTAAACCGTAATGTGATCGGAGCCATGAATGCGTTGAGCTGTGCTAATTTGGCGCTTTCCAATATTCAGAGCAGAATACCGCCGGATGAAGTGATTGATGCAATGAATGAAGTCGGAGAAGAGATGAGCCCAGATTTGAAGGAAACCGGAAAAGGGGGGCTTGCTGGAACCCCCACCGGGTGTAAAATTGCGCAGAAACTTTCTGAGGAAAAAGATTATTTGTGATGGCGTTGGAGGGAATATTATGAAAAAGATAGCTGTACTGATAGGAAGTGCCCGAAAAGGCGGCAACACTGAACTTTTGACAAATGCTTTTGTAAAAGGTGCTCAGGAGCATCATGAGGTAACAATGATTTTTGCTGCAAAGGTAAAAGTGAATGGTTGTATAGGCTGTAATGCCTGTTATTCTGATGAAAAACACCGTTGCATCCAGAAAGATGATATGGAGCAAATTTATTCTCAGCTCAAAGATGCTGATGCGATTGTGATTGCCACTCCGGTTTATTTTTATAATGTAAGCTCTCAGCTAAAATGTATCATTGATCGGCTGCATAATCCAATTCGAGATGAGTTTAAAGTGAAACAGCTTTTTCTCCTTGCAGTCGCTGCGGATACGAATCCAACCGTTTTTGATTCCATTAAGGTTATGTACCAATCAGTACTGCATTATTTTCATCTAAAAGATGGTGGTATGATTACAGTGCCGGGAGTGAAAGACCGTGGGGATATTGTTGGGCATAAAGCTTTAGAAGATGCCTATCAACTTGGTAAAAATATTGAATAAGTATTAAGGGACTCAAAACGCTGATTGGCGATTGAGTCCCTTTTTATGTTATCTGATTATATCAGGAGAGCGTGGATAATCACAACGTTTGACCATAATTTAAAAAAAGATAATCTTTCTAATGGATTTTCATGCAGGCAACAAATATGCGGTATTAAAATTTAATTACGGAATTAAGAGGATATTTGTCATAGCGTGTAACAATCATGTAAAAAGCTTCATAAAATATCCTAAAGGATAGAGATTATCAATAGACTCTATCTAAATTTATTAAAAGGAGATTTGTTATGGACTGCGTGAAAATCGGTGACTCCAATTTAGATATAGATGCTAAAGACGGCACACAGAACCTAGATACTGCAGCGGATTGGTATACAAGTTTTAAAAACAGCGTTGAATTTGCAAAAGATGAGGCGGCAAAAATATCTTCGCAGCAGTTCCCTCAATTGGTGCATGACATCTGTACGAAAGATGTTCGAGATATCGGTGTGGCAAATAGAACTATTTACCAAACGGTTCCTTGCAACCCCGATGGGAGTGCAGGCTGTCGTGGGGGAATGCTCCCCGATGGAGTTCCTTCTATTTCCAGTATCCGCGTTTTGTGCGCTGATGAACGTTTGAGTCCATCCACCGGCTGCGACCGCATTACAAATACGGTTGAGTTTGAAGTGGTGTTGAAATACGGAGTGAATACCTTTGTAGTAATGACACCAAAAGAGTCGTTTGATATATTATGGAGCGATTTTAAACGTTTCCCAAGTTTCCAACCTTTCTCGAGCGTTCGTGAATTTAGGCAGGAACTGAAAAATATCGATGGGTCCTGCAAAGCAATTAAAATCGTTGGTACGAGTGTAGTACAGGATGGAAACAATTGCGTTTTGAGAATTGATTATCAGGTGTTTGATAAACTTTGGAAGTTTGAAGATCTTATCATTCTGGCAGTGAAGCCAATCTCCGACAATACCACCGTTTGCGACTTGTTCGATCAGGGACATCAAATTGGGCCTTGCTCAAATGGATCCGGTGGCAGTGCCTGCTGTGGCGGTTAGTTTTTCGACCAATTTGTTAGTTAATAAATATCCATTGGGGTTTTCTTCCGTTGTGAAATTACAAAGATTTCACCGGAAGAGCCCCTTTTTATTTCATTTTTCTAATGAACAACTAGTTTGTGATGAATCAAATCATAGAAACAGCTAGTATTGAGATTTGCCCTATAACTTTTTAAACAACAAAACATATATTATGAGAGAAGATTAATTAATTTTTTAATTGAATTTCATGAGATATTAATTGAGTTACGTATAAATCATGATATTCATGATGCGTGCCTTCAGTGATATTTTATTGAAATTTAAAAGGAGGTTTTTATATGTCAGAAAAGCAAACAGATTCAAATATGAGTTTTTCCCCATTTAAAGTTGGTGCAACGGCAACTGGATCGGTAAGTGTAAAAGAGGGGGAGAGTCCTCAATCGATTAGAGCCATTAGTAATGTTATTATTACTGATGTAGTGAAAGCTGTTGTAAAAGAATCCGCAGATAAGGAATTTGACAATGATGGAGAAAGAATAAAATATACCGTAACCTTGCAGAATGATTCTTCTGTTGATCTATATGACGTTAAAATTATAAGCGAATTGTGCTCAAAGACGACTTTGGTAAAAGATTCTATTATCCCCACACCTCAGCTTGATGAAACGCTGGAAACTGGAATTTCTATTACAAGTCCAAATGAAATGTCTGTTGGAAGTGTTCCTAAAGGAACATCAGCAGTATTGGAATATGAGGTAACAATCAATGAAGGAGAAACCGGCGATGTTGTGAACGACTCTATTGCTGAGATTAAGTTTAGGGACCAAATGGGCAGTGAATATACCGGAAGAACAGAACCAAGCATAGCTGTGACCAATATTGCAAAAGCAGATCTTCAGATCATTGAGACGGCAGATAAAACATTTGTAACAGAAGACGATGAAGAGATTGTATTTAGCTTGACTATTAAAAATACGGGAAATGTCAAAATCAATGATATTGTTGTTACAAGTCCATTCCCAGCTGGAATGAATTATAAATCAAACTCAACCTTAAAGAATGATACAGAAGCTTTGAGCGATGAAAACCCTGCGGACAGCATCAATATTGGTGATCTTGATCCTGCACAAATTTATAAAATACAATTCAGCGTAACAGTAAATTTATAATGGGCAAGTGATCTATCAATTGTGAGGTAGGTGTCAATATGCGAGAATTTATAAATGTGGCGCGTGTTAAGGGGATGTATCAAGGAAAGGTTATCAATTCGGTCAGTAACCCTTGCAAAATTACAGTACAGCGTAAATATCATTGTATCTGCGAACATGTCTATAAAACTTTTCAAATAACCGATGCACGCAGTGTTGAGTCACGCGTTTATTATAATGGTGTGCGGCAATTTGAATGGAATCATGTTGTAATGATTGCCGCCGGATATGAAATTCGCACCAAGTATATTGATAGCAAAAACCATAAAAAAATCATGACCGATTATGGAAATGTTTTATTTTATAGTCCGACGAATGCACGCAAATACTTGTTGAGGATTCCAAATTTACCTGCCTGCAGCATCTTGAAGGATAAAGTGACAGTTGAGTTTCCAATTATAGCAGCATTCAGTAACATTTAAATAAAATTTTCTTAAAACAATCAATTAAGGCTGCCTGTTATTCGGCAGCCTTTTTATAATACGATTAAAAATGATCAGATAAGAATGTATTGACGAAGAGTGATGAAAATGACATAATAAATAATGTCGTAAATATCAAAGGTGACGATATTGAATCCAATATTAGGGATTGTATAAGAGGTGAAAAATTTGCCAAATCAAAACGAATTTGAAAATTTATTGACAAATAGAAATTTAAAAAGGACGAAGACAAGAATTTTAGTTCTTGAAGTTCTGAAAGATTCATCACCCAAAACGGTCGACGAAATTTTTTCTGTTTTATATCAAAATAATAGGAAGCTAAGTTTATCTACTGTTTATCGGACTTGTGAAACATTGACGGAAAAAGGGATTCTGTCAAAAGTGAATTTAACAGATGATGGTGTTGCTAGATATGAATATATGAAGTCTGAGCATACGCATCATGCGATTTGCCTTGGCTGTAATAAAATCATTCCGATTGATGACTGTCCTTATGGTCAATTTGATCAGATCATGAAATCTAAATATGGATTCGATGTTAAAAGCCACCATATTGAGATTTATGGATACTGTCAGGATTGTATTAGAAAAAGAGAAAAAAAGGAATAGATTCGCTCTTTTGTGCCAAAGTGGGGGAAAAGAGAATAGTGACTTTTATACTGCCTTCATTTTTATTTGGAATGCGATTCTTCGGACTAGAATGACAATCACAAGGATGGAGACGGAGACTAGGGCGGTAAATCCTCCTGGTGCTACGTTTAAGTAGTATGAAATAAACAGTCCGGATAAAATATCTATCATGCTGAACACGATGGAAAAAATAAGCGTTAGTTTAAATCCTTTTCCAAGTTGCAGCGCAGTAGCGACCGGAAGAGCAATCATAGAACTTAATACCAGGACGCCGACAATGCGGATTGAAACTGAAATTGCCGATGCAACGAGGATTGAAAACACATAATTAATCAATTTTACTTTTACACCTGCTATTTTTGCGGCTTCCTCATCATAAGCAATATAGAGCATTTGGTTATATAGAAAAATGAGAGTGCAAACCGAAATGACGCTAAGGACGAATACGGTGATCATATCAAATTCTGTAACAGTCAAAACGCTTCCGAACAAAAAAGAGTCTGCATTAGCATGGAGCTTTCCGGAACTGATGATTGTAATGGCAATGCCAACACTGAGCGAAAGTACGATTGTTAAAATCAGGTCGGTATATTTTTTAAAATAGGTCCGCAGAAATTCGATTAAAGCTCCGCAGATTGAAGTGAAAACAAAAGCGCCAAGAATTGGGCTTTGATTACACAATAATCCAATTGTAATACCGGCAAGGGATGCATGTGACAAAGTATCTCCTATCATGGAATATCGTCGGAGTACTAAAAAAATTCCGATACATGGACAAAGTATGGAAATGAAAACAGATACAAACAGAGCGTTTTGCATGAAACTATAATTTAACATTCTAATGGATCCTTCCTAATGATTCATTCATTCTTTAAAAATTCAGCAGTATATTTTTCCGGAGTGCAGAGGTGACCTTTCCCGTTACTCAGATGATAAATTAGTGTAGAGTTTGAAATAGCAGCATCAAGATTGTGTTCTACAGAAACAATC
This genomic window from Caproicibacterium sp. BJN0003 contains:
- a CDS encoding flavodoxin family protein; translated protein: MKKIAVLIGSARKGGNTELLTNAFVKGAQEHHEVTMIFAAKVKVNGCIGCNACYSDEKHRCIQKDDMEQIYSQLKDADAIVIATPVYFYNVSSQLKCIIDRLHNPIRDEFKVKQLFLLAVAADTNPTVFDSIKVMYQSVLHYFHLKDGGMITVPGVKDRGDIVGHKALEDAYQLGKNIE
- a CDS encoding Fur family transcriptional regulator, with translation MPNQNEFENLLTNRNLKRTKTRILVLEVLKDSSPKTVDEIFSVLYQNNRKLSLSTVYRTCETLTEKGILSKVNLTDDGVARYEYMKSEHTHHAICLGCNKIIPIDDCPYGQFDQIMKSKYGFDVKSHHIEIYGYCQDCIRKREKKE
- a CDS encoding metal ABC transporter permease, producing MLNYSFMQNALFVSVFISILCPCIGIFLVLRRYSMIGDTLSHASLAGITIGLLCNQSPILGAFVFTSICGALIEFLRTYFKKYTDLILTIVLSLSVGIAITIISSGKLHANADSFLFGSVLTVTEFDMITVFVLSVISVCTLIFLYNQMLYIAYDEEAAKIAGVKVKLINYVFSILVASAISVSIRIVGVLVLSSMIALPVATALQLGKGFKLTLIFSIVFSMIDILSGLFISYYLNVAPGGFTALVSVSILVIVILVRRIAFQIKMKAV